GAAGCAGCAGCTGCTCAAGATGGGTCGCATCGTTCAGCTAACAGCAGAAGCATCTGCAGTAGGCAAATCGTCCAGCGAAAATGAACACGAAGAGGAAAGTACGGAGGAATCATGGGGCAGGAAGTTTAACATTAGCCTGTTGGATCAGCATACTGAGCTTAAGAAGATAGCTGAGGCTAAAAAGATTAGCGCTGTTGAGAAGCAGCTCAAGGAGGAGGAGAAAATTCTTGAAAGTGTTGCCGAAAAGAAAGCGCTCATGGGTGTTGCTGAGTTGGCCAAAGGCATACAGTACGAAGATCCAATTAAAACCAGCTGGACACCGCCAAGATACATTTTAGCCAAGCCCGACTCACGCCACGAAAAGATTCGCGAAAAGCTTCGCATATTAACGGAGGGAGACAACGTACCACCACCGCTACTTACATTTCGTGAAATGAAGCTTCCTAAAGCAGTGCTGGCAGCATTATCGAagcgaaacattaaaaaaccgTCTCCGATTCAAGTACAAGGCATACCGGCTGTGTTAGCGGGACGGGACTTGATCGGAATAGCTTTCACCGGTTCCGGAAAAACGTTGGTGTTTGTATTGCCAATAATTATGTTCAGCTTGGAGCAGGAGTTACGGCTACCGTTCATAAAACGAGAAGGGCCTTATGGTTTAATCATTTGTCCATCGCGGGAGTTGGCGAAACAAACGCACGATATAATCCAATATTATTGCCGACACCTACAGGAAGCTGGCATGCCTGAAATCCGTACCGTGCTTGCAATTGGAGGGGTTCCAGTGAACGATGCCATTGCGATTATTCAGCAAGGAGCACATATCATGGTAGCTACACCGGGTCGTCTGATGGATATGCTGGATAAAAAATTGGTAAATCTCGATGTCTGCCGTTACTTGTGCATGGATGAAGCTGATCGAATGATTGACATGGGCTTTGAGGAGGACGTTCGTACAATATTTTCCTACTTCAAGGGGCAACGTCAGACTTTACTGTTTTCGGCCACTATGCCCAAGAAGATCCAAAACTTTGCCAAATCTGCTCTTGTAAAACCCGTCACAATAAACGTCGGCCGAGCTGGTGCGGCTTCTATGAACGTCACACAGGATGTGGAATATGTGAAACAAGAGGCAAAGGTGGTGTACCTGTTGGAGTGTCTGCAGAAAACATCACCACCGGTGCTAATATTCGCTGAGAAAAAGCAGGACGTTGATGcgattcatgaatatttgctGTTGAAGGGCGTGGAAGCTGTTGCGATCCATGGCGGGAAGGATCAAGAGGAACGCTATCGCTCGGTCGAGTCGTTTAGAAACCAAGAAAAAGACGTCCTGGTCGCTACAGACGTTGCGTCCAAAGGGTTGGATTTTCCAGACGTACAACATGTAATTAATTACGACATGCCGGACGATATCGAGAACTACGTGCATCGAATCGGTCGTACTGGAAGATCCGGATCGAAAGGTTTAGCTACAACGTTTATCAACAAAGCGACGGAACAGTTTGTGCTGCTTGATTTAAAACATCTTCTGAtcgaggcaaaacaaaaagtgccTCCATTCTTGGGTGAACTTTGCTCAGAGACAGAGAAGTATGCCGATCTGGGCGATGGCTGCAGTTACTGTGGTGGTTTGGGTCATCGTATCACCGAGTGTCCCAAGCTCGAAGCTGTACAAAGCAAGCAAGCATCTAACATTGGCCGTAGAGATTATTTGTCGAATACGGCAGCTGATTATTAGGGCATATTGGTAGCACTGTTAGTATTAGTATGTAAGCCATCTATGTTTAATCATGTACAAAACAGCGAAAGTCCAATAAATATAGCTAACGATTCTTTCTTTTGTAGATAGCAATGTTCCTTTATAATGTGCAatattcgaaacaaaattttctttttcattagaaAAGTTCAAACTATAAATGATGATTGGGGTATATTGTACCTAATTTCGCAACAGCGAATACATCTGCactaaattgaattttgctgctgttattgcatagttcaatttttaatttaaaggaATGAGAAACGTTTGTTAGTGAAATTGTATTCGTAGTAGATTCCAACCAAAACATGTTTGTGTTATGATTGTGTATTGAAAGATTTGAACCGTTGTAAGTGAaccatatgaatctttaacaAATTTGTCGTAGTTGCTCGAAAAAACTCGGTTGACAAACCGCTATTTTGAAAGTAGAGCCATTTGTTCGAAGAAAATTATATGTTCGATCCCCAACAAGCAATCGGGGTGAATTTCGAGTGAATTTTGAGCTCTGGTCCGTCAGCGGCCCGATGGAAGTCATTATATGGCGAGATCCTGAGGGATCTCATTCATGCACACAGTGGGCCTTCCccaacaaatttattaaaatttattttttaatttttttattatttaattatttttatttttcaataataaatattagtttacaatttttcttattttaaggTTACTTTTACAATCATTACAtagtataattaattttaatagagatgttgttaataattattaataaataaacttaataaCAATGTcaattgtaaaaattatttgcttctgTCGATAGTTTGCAATTTGAAATTACGTTCTTTAAATGATACTTAGTAAGATTAGTGGATAATTGCAAATATTGTATGTAACATTTACACAATATATGTAATATTGTATGTACAATATTTCTATCATTAGATAACCTAAATTTTCGCACAAAAGGTTTGGAAGCCGTGTTGAATGGTAGCTTCAAAGATCCTCGATGATCGGAATATTAACTAGAGCACCGAGTAGTTGATTCCGTCAATATGATGGATGACGGCATGAAAATTGTCCCAACACTCGTAATCGCTGCGCACTCGGTCGTACCACAAGTGGATCGGTTGGCTTTCCATATAGGCTGTCGTACTAGTACTTCAATGCAATTGGTGTCACACAAAATCACCtacaataaacgaaaaataaaatggagtgAAGAAAGTGCTTGTACAATCTCGAATAGCATAAATCAGAAGAGGTAAAtggttacttttatttacattacctGTTTTGGGTAGAGTTGTaaattccaaaagaaaaaaaagacccgCGTTGCTTGAGTCATCTTTTCTAACGCATGTCGTTAGAATCATCAACGTTTCAATGCAACCACAACAGCTGTTGTCGTATCGTGTACATCTacactgaaatgaaaacaataaagaaaacatacgcATGCTTATCATCTTTAGCAAACACTTTTGGCACGttaaatgaaacatattacaAGCTTGAAGGTAACGATCGATACCATATCGGTCGATTACGTATGAAACGCGATCATTGCTATGTATCTGCCGGATGAGCGTGTTCgctgtaattgaaattaatagtaaatattaatatggtgggttgatgggttttttaACAACGCACGACTCTACCAGTGCTAATATTGTTATCTCGCCTACCTGGTCATATCAGGCTGCTTTTTTCAACCTGTAGCGGATGTTACAGCAAGCGTATAGGAAGCGTACAAAGTTTCGCATCCAGCAAACAGATCTTTCCATATCCTGTCTCGTCCATTTTGCACCCCTTTCTCTATTCATTCTTTCCGGCTATTCTACGCTTATTCGTTATTCCTGTCCTGTACTAATCGGGCACCCAGCAGCAAGGCCGAAGCTGGCAAACAATAATACGGAAACCACATAAACTTTACTAGACAGCTAACACAGAATTTCCACAAGGACTGTCTACACAGCAACGCGACCCTCGCTGCGCTTAGTCAACGGGTACAAATCCTAATCCTCCTACGCTTACACTCTCTATCCTTCTTCTTAACGCTTAAGCTACCCGAGACCAACGCGTTAGTCCGGTATATATGCGAGCAAAATTCAGCCAAAATTCAGCTAAAACTGAATTTCCACATGGACTGTCTAGACAGCAACGCAATCCTCGCTGCGCTTAGTCAACGGGTACAAATCCTAATCCTCCTACGCCTACACTCTCTATGCTACTTCCGTTAACGCTTAAGCTACCCGAGACCAACGCGTTAGTCCGGTATATATACGAGCAAAATTcagccaacaacaaaatctatCTTCAAACTCCAGCGTTACGCCTCGTGTCCGTGAGAAAAGGATTATTCAAAAAAGTTGTAGCAACAGAGCTTCATGCttggtttaaaacatttccttaaaGTGTTTTGTAGCTGTTGGATGTGTACGCTGCTAAAAAGTGATcgtaaatatcatttttatttatgttgtataGTGCGCCTGTAAGTAGAAGTGAGAGAAGCATTATATGCTATGTTACATGATCTTGCTGGATTTTTAAATCACCTGTTTTATAAACTGTATTTCAAGCTGCATCATGTCCGCTCCAAAGAAAGATGACCGAATGAAGGAGCCAGCTTCATTAGGAGATTCTTTTGCATTACTTCCTCCTCCGATGTCATCGAATGCAAATGTAACGCGAATGCTGGAATATAAGGTACGGTTTTAGAAATATGAAACATGACGGATTAAATTAACTACAactaaaattttcttcatacCAACAATTCATATCTGCCAATGTCACTGTCTGTGTTGATCCTCCGACCCCTGTGCCAACGGTGGTACATTTGCCATTGCAATCTAATGCTAATCTGGTACAGCACGTTGGTGGGAAACGTGTACACGCTGGGAGCTAAACCATCCAACAAGGATTGATTCAGGATAAGTCAGCGCCAACCAAAGGATTGAATGGAATgccacagcagcaacggaaGCCGACAAGTGAGCGTGGAGTGACCAATAGTTTGGCACATCAAGACCCTGCCACGgatgtttcatttcactccGAAGATGCGAGCAGTAGTGCAACATCACCGGTGCGTAAGTCGCCCAAGACAAACAATCACTTTCAGCCAGAGTTGCAGCAAGTTCCTTTAGCGAATCGTTCTACACCATCTACAGCATTTGTTAAGCTCATGTGATACCGCAAGTAGGATGCCAGTGCCGCTCCGGAAGCCGTCTAGTGAGCCGAGTGCAAACAATTTGGCGAGCCCGCTTGAGTCCCTCACCCTAACAGAAGGAGAAAAGATTATATTGAAAGAAGTGTTGATAATCAAGCGTCAGATACACGCAACTAGAAAATCAATAAGCAGTAAAATTGTATACATATTATGAACAGATCAACCAAGGATCTTTTGTGTTCACTTACTAACGATTGAAAAATATAGTATTCACTTACCAAAGCATATGGTGCGTCGTCATTGGGCAAGCCACAGTCTTGAACCAGCAAGCAAGTTCCCAGTTTTGAATCATATTGTGCCACGTATTGTCGATTTTACGGTTGTGGCCTTGGTCGGTTACCAGAAGAATCTACAATACTTTATTTTGGCGATACCATACTGGAACCTAAAAAGGGAACAATAGTTAACAATATAGTAAACATGTTATTAATTCTAATACCACGTAATCTTACGTAACGTATGGATGTGAATCCTATTAACACAATCATTACCTTCGTCAAAGGACGTACCGTAACATTAACCCGTATGGTAAGAAAAGATGGCTTCGGTGTCCATTATATGTTTTTCTATGCCATATCCGATCACATGATTCACAGTGCCGAAACTTGCTTGTTCCAACCATTTAATTGGACTGAACCTGAATCATTCTTCACATAATTTAACtcaataaaaccataaaccatCGATCTTCACTGCTGCAGTTGCAGCATGGTAGCATGGCATGGCATCAGAACTGAGCTGCTTTCGTTGTAGGTGGTTTCGTTACACCTAAAAGAACAatcacaagaaaagaaaacaatgtttagccGTTAGATGTAATAGTCAATTGAACTACAATTTCACCTTAGCAATCAAAAGAGGGACATCCGGAAACATACATAGTTTTGGTTGATCGTCGCTGGACGCTGATACTGCTCCGTATGTTATCCGGACTGTTCCGGATAGTAGATACTGCTCCATATATTAGGGGCAGTATATAAGGGACAGTACAAGGAGGATAATTCGTAACGTAGGCAGCCACATAGTCATACTTACGTGAATTCTTCGGCCGGCAAGGCTAAAATGCGCAAAACACGGGACAAATCGACTAACAGGATCCATACATACCTGCAGTTAAAACTAAATACAAGGCACTAATCCGATTGGAAACAGATTCTTGCAATGCACACTAGATAGATAATCACACTATAATTCTTTCCACTAAAATAAACAGCATAAACTAcactttttaacaaaaatatcacaacGAAACGATACGATGCTGAAGCgtagcaaaaaccaaaacaaacaacatggtTGACAGCTTAGACGGTCAGCGATGACGAAGaaggagaatgaaaaaaacgatgaGAGCTAGGGCAAACGTTCATCCCGGGCGCAGTTTTGCCCAACACCTTCACTCGTCGCATGCTGTTCCACAGTCC
This Anopheles marshallii chromosome 3, idAnoMarsDA_429_01, whole genome shotgun sequence DNA region includes the following protein-coding sequences:
- the LOC128713561 gene encoding ATP-dependent RNA helicase abstrakt, whose translation is MSAPSIKRYRRDSVKSDDEEEHDKYVPYVPVRERKKQQLLKMGRIVQLTAEASAVGKSSSENEHEEESTEESWGRKFNISLLDQHTELKKIAEAKKISAVEKQLKEEEKILESVAEKKALMGVAELAKGIQYEDPIKTSWTPPRYILAKPDSRHEKIREKLRILTEGDNVPPPLLTFREMKLPKAVLAALSKRNIKKPSPIQVQGIPAVLAGRDLIGIAFTGSGKTLVFVLPIIMFSLEQELRLPFIKREGPYGLIICPSRELAKQTHDIIQYYCRHLQEAGMPEIRTVLAIGGVPVNDAIAIIQQGAHIMVATPGRLMDMLDKKLVNLDVCRYLCMDEADRMIDMGFEEDVRTIFSYFKGQRQTLLFSATMPKKIQNFAKSALVKPVTINVGRAGAASMNVTQDVEYVKQEAKVVYLLECLQKTSPPVLIFAEKKQDVDAIHEYLLLKGVEAVAIHGGKDQEERYRSVESFRNQEKDVLVATDVASKGLDFPDVQHVINYDMPDDIENYVHRIGRTGRSGSKGLATTFINKATEQFVLLDLKHLLIEAKQKVPPFLGELCSETEKYADLGDGCSYCGGLGHRITECPKLEAVQSKQASNIGRRDYLSNTAADY